A window of the Virgibacillus pantothenticus genome harbors these coding sequences:
- a CDS encoding YerC/YecD family TrpR-related protein, which translates to MQIDKLRGKQLDELFDAILSLKDREECYRFFDDIATMSEIQSLSQRLQVAKMLTQGATYNAIEEETNASTATISRVRRCINYGSDGYQLVLDRIMKDK; encoded by the coding sequence GTGCAAATTGATAAATTACGAGGAAAGCAATTGGATGAATTATTTGACGCAATTTTATCACTAAAAGATAGAGAAGAATGTTATCGTTTTTTTGATGATATAGCGACAATGTCTGAGATTCAATCATTATCTCAGCGATTGCAAGTAGCAAAAATGTTAACACAAGGCGCTACCTATAATGCTATAGAAGAAGAAACGAACGCTTCGACTGCTACCATTTCACGGGTTAGAAGATGCATTAATTATGGTAGTGATGGTTATCAGCTCGTCTTAGATCGAATAATGAAAGATAAATAG